From the Musa acuminata AAA Group cultivar baxijiao chromosome BXJ3-7, Cavendish_Baxijiao_AAA, whole genome shotgun sequence genome, one window contains:
- the LOC135642722 gene encoding transcription factor bHLH68-like isoform X1, whose amino-acid sequence MNRGLFQNSLVQHMVGGLSNCWSLNSMRPPPEQTFPLLPSSSSSSSPSVSPQYPQPSTTLPMIPFHGSQDLPESWSQLLLAEEEKYGLTPPQIEKMKNWEDRLVYPSTTPPHMSDIKQEISGNGYLHSGGSEEIQASTSPWSRIIPSSSPGSCIAASFGRNMLDFSNKSERMHHQPDNSPECNSTEAGVVLKKARVQGTSSAHSTFKVRKEKLGDRITALHQIVSPFGKTDTASVLLEAIGYIRFLQSQIEALSSPYLSSGSGNMKQPEQGERRRIFAEEAGHLLNGNGSKKRGRPDQEGNVEPKKDLRSRGLCLVPVSFFLDVESDNGADYWVPTLHGAF is encoded by the exons ATGAATAGAGGGTTGTTTCAGAACTCTCTGGTGCAGCATATGGTGGGAGGACTCTCCAACTGTTGGAGCTTGAACAGCATGAGGCCACCTCCTGAGCAAACCTTCCCTCTTctaccctcctcttcttcctcttcatctccTTCAGTCTCCCCTCAGTACCCACAACCCTCCACTACACTTCCAATGATCCCTTTTCATGGTAGCCAAGACCTACCAGAATCATGGAGCCAGCTATTGCT GGCAGAAGAGGAGAAGTATGGGCTGACACCTCCCCAGATTGAAAAGATGAAGAACTGGGAAGATCGGCTAGTGTACCCATCAACAACCCCCCCTCATATGTCTGATATAAAGCAAGAAATCTCCGGAAATGGTTACCTCCACAGCGGTGGCAGTGAAGAGATCCAAGCATCTACAAGTCCATGGAGCCGAATTATCCCATCTTCCTCTCCTGGATCTTGCATCGCGGCGAGTTTCGGCAGGAACATGCTGGACTTCTCGAACAAGTCCGAGAGAATGCATCACCAACCAGATAACTCACCCGAG TGCAACAGCACAGAAGCTGGTGTAGTTCTCAAGAAAGCTAGGGTTCAGGGAACCTCCTCAGCTCATTCTACTTTCAAG GTGAGGAAGGAGAAGTTAGGGGACAGAATAACTGCACTTCACCAGATTGTTTCTCCTTTCGGGAAG ACTGACACTGCGTCTGTATTGCTAGAAGCCATCGGCTACATCAGATTCCTCCAGAGTCAAATTGAG GCTCTGAGCTCACCGTACTTGAGCAGTGGATCAGGGAACATGAAGCAGCCT GAACAAGGAGAAAGGAGGCGTATATTTGCAGAAGAAGCTGGTCAT CTGCTAAATGGAAATGGCAGCAAGAAAAGAGGACGACCTGACCAG GAAGGCAATGTTGAACCGAAGAAGGACCTGAGGAGTAGAGGACTTTGTCTCGTTCCAGTCTCCTTCTTCTTGGATGTCGAAAGCGATAACGGGGCAGATTACTGGGTTCCAACTCTCCATGGAGCCTTCTGA
- the LOC135642722 gene encoding transcription factor bHLH68-like isoform X2, whose amino-acid sequence MKNWEDRLVYPSTTPPHMSDIKQEISGNGYLHSGGSEEIQASTSPWSRIIPSSSPGSCIAASFGRNMLDFSNKSERMHHQPDNSPECNSTEAGVVLKKARVQGTSSAHSTFKVRKEKLGDRITALHQIVSPFGKTDTASVLLEAIGYIRFLQSQIEALSSPYLSSGSGNMKQPEQGERRRIFAEEAGHLLNGNGSKKRGRPDQEGNVEPKKDLRSRGLCLVPVSFFLDVESDNGADYWVPTLHGAF is encoded by the exons ATGAAGAACTGGGAAGATCGGCTAGTGTACCCATCAACAACCCCCCCTCATATGTCTGATATAAAGCAAGAAATCTCCGGAAATGGTTACCTCCACAGCGGTGGCAGTGAAGAGATCCAAGCATCTACAAGTCCATGGAGCCGAATTATCCCATCTTCCTCTCCTGGATCTTGCATCGCGGCGAGTTTCGGCAGGAACATGCTGGACTTCTCGAACAAGTCCGAGAGAATGCATCACCAACCAGATAACTCACCCGAG TGCAACAGCACAGAAGCTGGTGTAGTTCTCAAGAAAGCTAGGGTTCAGGGAACCTCCTCAGCTCATTCTACTTTCAAG GTGAGGAAGGAGAAGTTAGGGGACAGAATAACTGCACTTCACCAGATTGTTTCTCCTTTCGGGAAG ACTGACACTGCGTCTGTATTGCTAGAAGCCATCGGCTACATCAGATTCCTCCAGAGTCAAATTGAG GCTCTGAGCTCACCGTACTTGAGCAGTGGATCAGGGAACATGAAGCAGCCT GAACAAGGAGAAAGGAGGCGTATATTTGCAGAAGAAGCTGGTCAT CTGCTAAATGGAAATGGCAGCAAGAAAAGAGGACGACCTGACCAG GAAGGCAATGTTGAACCGAAGAAGGACCTGAGGAGTAGAGGACTTTGTCTCGTTCCAGTCTCCTTCTTCTTGGATGTCGAAAGCGATAACGGGGCAGATTACTGGGTTCCAACTCTCCATGGAGCCTTCTGA